A section of the Hyalangium minutum genome encodes:
- a CDS encoding TIGR02269 family lipoprotein, which produces MTRLRWRWICLWLLGALVACATTQPSELERAPDTDEGNALSFEEACAQESSLLAMCDGSQCGLFRCQEVMEHVSSGIVVPTRGGPLLLPRSPVSTQRYWGSAQEPPRDSRPVFIIPWRHKPPLLPSQKALLEEAAKERSKPHEKHHIFPQAFREWFGKQGIAVDAYVIPLKVEKHRSIHRGERGGPWNEAWRQFINARLQGAPKEEIYRHAGQLIYEFELFGPVMPYWKQPPSLPTEY; this is translated from the coding sequence ATGACAAGACTCCGATGGCGCTGGATATGCCTGTGGCTGCTGGGGGCGTTGGTGGCTTGCGCCACGACGCAGCCGTCGGAACTGGAGCGTGCTCCCGATACGGATGAAGGGAACGCTCTCTCGTTTGAGGAAGCATGCGCGCAAGAGAGCAGCCTGCTGGCGATGTGCGATGGAAGCCAGTGCGGGCTGTTTCGCTGCCAGGAAGTCATGGAGCACGTTTCTTCGGGAATCGTGGTGCCCACGAGAGGTGGGCCGCTACTGCTCCCGAGGAGTCCAGTAAGCACGCAGCGTTACTGGGGAAGTGCGCAGGAGCCTCCTCGGGATTCTCGGCCGGTCTTCATCATCCCCTGGCGCCACAAGCCTCCATTGCTGCCCAGCCAGAAGGCGCTGCTGGAGGAAGCGGCCAAGGAACGAAGCAAGCCCCATGAGAAGCACCACATCTTTCCTCAGGCCTTCCGGGAGTGGTTTGGCAAGCAGGGCATCGCCGTCGACGCGTACGTGATACCGCTCAAGGTGGAGAAGCACCGGAGCATTCACCGAGGAGAACGCGGGGGGCCGTGGAACGAAGCGTGGAGACAGTTCATCAACGCCCGTCTGCAGGGGGCCCCGAAGGAGGAGATCTACCGGCATGCAGGCCAGCTCATCTACGAGTTCGAGCTGTTTGGGCCTGTGATGCCCTACTGGAAGCAGCCGCCATCGCTTCCCACGGAGTACTGA
- a CDS encoding MBL fold metallo-hydrolase, with product MALRFKNLDGSGPHGFDTVFKWAVGDKLRGLRRKSPSRAPVPRVEPDLAALATPPAPGQGARLTWLGHASWLVQLDGISLLIDPVLRDAINVVIRRNVPTGVPTEKLPPITASLVSHNHYDHLDLPSLKDVGAPIVTGLGQMPVFKGSRLGCTELDWWGSTKVGPVTVHYVPSQHWSRRALAGPNEMLWGGFVIEGSSARLYHSGDTAYFEGFKEIGRRHPGIDAAMLPIGAYDPAWFMSKQHMNPEEAVQAFEDLGASRFLAMHWGTFKLTDEPLDEPPQRLDAEWSRRHWPREKLHVLAVGQSLHVQQG from the coding sequence ATGGCGCTGCGCTTCAAGAACCTCGACGGCAGTGGGCCCCATGGCTTCGACACCGTCTTCAAGTGGGCCGTGGGTGACAAGCTCCGAGGCCTCCGCCGCAAGTCCCCCTCCCGCGCTCCCGTCCCCCGCGTCGAGCCGGATCTCGCTGCCCTCGCCACTCCACCCGCCCCCGGCCAGGGCGCGCGCCTCACGTGGCTCGGCCATGCCAGCTGGCTCGTGCAGCTCGACGGCATCTCCCTCCTCATCGACCCCGTGCTGCGCGACGCCATCAACGTCGTCATCCGCCGCAACGTCCCCACCGGTGTCCCCACCGAGAAGCTGCCCCCCATCACCGCCAGCCTCGTCTCGCACAACCACTACGACCACCTGGACCTGCCCTCGCTCAAGGACGTGGGCGCCCCCATCGTCACCGGCCTCGGCCAAATGCCCGTCTTCAAAGGCTCACGGCTGGGCTGCACCGAGCTGGACTGGTGGGGCTCCACGAAGGTCGGCCCCGTCACCGTCCACTATGTCCCCTCGCAGCACTGGAGCCGCCGCGCGCTCGCGGGCCCCAACGAGATGCTCTGGGGCGGCTTCGTGATTGAGGGCTCCAGCGCTCGCCTCTACCACTCCGGCGACACCGCCTACTTCGAGGGCTTCAAGGAGATTGGCCGCCGCCACCCGGGCATCGACGCGGCCATGCTCCCCATTGGCGCGTATGACCCGGCGTGGTTCATGAGCAAGCAGCACATGAACCCCGAGGAGGCCGTGCAGGCCTTCGAGGACCTGGGCGCCTCGCGCTTCCTGGCCATGCACTGGGGCACCTTCAAGCTCACCGACGAGCCGCTCGACGAGCCGCCCCAGCGCCTGGACGCCGAGTGGAGCCGGCGCCACTGGCCGCGCGAGAAGCTCCACGTGCTCGCCGTGGGCCAGAGCCTCCACGTGCAACAGGGTTGA